In the Glycine max cultivar Williams 82 chromosome 19, Glycine_max_v4.0, whole genome shotgun sequence genome, AATATCCAAAACACTAGGATCACCGCACAAATGTATCTCGTCAGCCTTCAACCCAAGGAGAGCCCTTGTCCATGCATACCCCCTATTCGAATCTGCCATCATCTGAATCTCATCAATAACGGCCACTTCATACAACTCCTGTGCCGATGCCATTTCCACAGTGCAAGCAACATGATTTGAAAACGGCACACGCTTCTTTTCTTGTCCAGTTAACAGACTGCAGTAAATCCCCTTCGCATTAACCTTGTCAAAAACTTCCATCGCCAACAACCTAAGTGGACTACAATAAATCCCCGACTTCGCCTCCATAAACCGCTGCAAAGCATTATAAGTCTTCCCACTATTCGTCGGCCCACAATGATAAATTATCTTCCTTTTCATCGCCCGCGCAAACGGAAACCAAGTGTGAGGCTTCGTGAGGTCAGCCGACTCAACCATACTCCTGAACCTCTTGATCTCATCAGGAAAATTCTCCAAACAAAACTCAACAAATATAGGAAACAAAAACCTCATGGCCTCATCACTCGGCCCAAGATATACCAGGTACTTGGCAACATCGGTGGGGCACTTCTTTTTGAGAAATTTGTGGAACTTGTGTGCTGCAGTGGGGAAAAATGACATACCAATGTAAATAGCAAGGGCCTGATTGGATGCCCAACCTGATTTGGCAAACCAATGGCACACTTCCAGCAGCACCTCCACCTCTGTTCTGTCCAGCCTTGGACCCCATTCCACTCTACACATTTCGCGGTACAATTCGACCGGGCCACGCGATGCCACGTGCATAAATTCCTCATTCTTCTTCCCTAACTCATTGTTATTATCACTTCCACCACCACCCTCACCACCACTACTACTAGTACTACATTCTACAGAATCATCAATCTCTAAATTGCACTCATTACTATCATCATTTGCAACAACCCCATGTTCAGGAAAACCATGGACACTATTAACAACCTCCTTTCCAAGCTCAAAATCAATTCCCTTACCGGAATCTGCGACGAACTCGCCTTCCGGCGCCTCGGTGGTGCCGCCATCGTCGCCGGCGGCGGAAAACGGCCTGGTGGGGCGAAATCTTTCGCCGGAAAGTCTCGAACTTTGGGAGAATCTGGGGCGAAGGAGAGGGTTCGAGAAACGGGTCGAAATTGGGGAAACCGGGTTTTGAAAAGTGTGGAATTGGGAGTGGTGGTTGTTGAAGAGAAGAGCTTGAAGTTTTGAGAGGGTTCTCTTGCGTGTGTACAAGTGGAAGAGACCTCTAGCCATAGAGAATAGGGTTTTCAATTGAGAGAATGAAAGATGACACGACAAGAGTGTAGCATTTAAGGTGGGCTTTTATTTCGTTGTTTTG is a window encoding:
- the LOC100777064 gene encoding DExH-box ATP-dependent RNA helicase DExH18, mitochondrial; amino-acid sequence: MARGLFHLYTRKRTLSKLQALLFNNHHSQFHTFQNPVSPISTRFSNPLLRPRFSQSSRLSGERFRPTRPFSAAGDDGGTTEAPEGEFVADSGKGIDFELGKEVVNSVHGFPEHGVVANDDSNECNLEIDDSVECSTSSSGGEGGGGSDNNNELGKKNEEFMHVASRGPVELYREMCRVEWGPRLDRTEVEVLLEVCHWFAKSGWASNQALAIYIGMSFFPTAAHKFHKFLKKKCPTDVAKYLVYLGPSDEAMRFLFPIFVEFCLENFPDEIKRFRSMVESADLTKPHTWFPFARAMKRKIIYHCGPTNSGKTYNALQRFMEAKSGIYCSPLRLLAMEVFDKVNAKGIYCSLLTGQEKKRVPFSNHVACTVEMASAQELYEVAVIDEIQMMADSNRGYAWTRALLGLKADEIHLCGDPSVLDIVRKICQDTGDELCEQHYERFKPLVVEAKTLLGNFENIRSGDCVVAFSRREIFEVKLAIEKQTKHRCCVIYGALPPETRRQQASLFNDQSNEYDVLVASDAVGMGLNLNIRRVIFNSLAKYNGDKMVPIPASQVKQIAGRAGRRGCLYPDGLATTMHLDDLDYLIECLKQPFDDVKKVGLFPFYEQVELFSGQLPDLTFPQILEKFGENCRLDGSYFLCQHNHIKKIANMLGKVQGLSLKDHFNFCFAPVNVRDPKAMYHLLRYATSFGQKLPVNVAMGMPRSSARNDAELLDLETRHQVLSMYLWLSNHFDEETFPYVKKVEAMASCIADLLGQSLVRANWKPESRIKGRPKTEKSEGGQLETRSEVELQTEKREMGYSRLRSLLKLYEKKRHEKSLLLGHSKEVAA